The window AAGATCAGCGGCGTCCAGAAGACCTCCCCCCACACCGAGGCGGCGTTCGAGCGGGCCGTGCGCCGGATCACGTCCGCCAGCGAGCAGCTCCTCGCCGAGCTCCCGCCCCGCCAGCAGCCCCCGAAGACGCTGCCGCCGCTCCGCCGCATC is drawn from Actinomycetota bacterium and contains these coding sequences:
- a CDS encoding DUF2277 domain-containing protein, with protein sequence MCRNITTLRGLEPVATDEEIEAAARQYVRKISGVQKTSPHTEAAFERAVRRITSASEQLLAELPPRQQPPKTLPPLRRI